In one Janibacter cremeus genomic region, the following are encoded:
- a CDS encoding immune inhibitor A domain-containing protein has translation MKRRHTHVVSGLAASALVLALMPLSASAQGAGGGVPPQEDNPSSARADDLPNPLGDAQRALRKDAVTQLLKGEAKVVSKNGSNVIALTGESSDSSAAKDGRGKPPPTKYVQYDVDREASVFTILAEFGDQTLPATGGEAGPEHNQIAEPDRDWDGGTTDDNSTIWTEDFNRDHYMDLMFADGKESFRDFFLKQSNGRFMTDGDVSNWVTVPYNEARYGHNPVQGDGTSVADGYWSFIQDTADAWYEDQKAQGRTDAEIQEYLGQYDVWDRYDHDGDGDFNEPDGYIDHFQAIHAGEGEEAGGGAQGEDAIWSHRWYAFSNGIGKSGPEGNPLGGVQLGDSGIWIGDYTTEPENGGLGVFTHEFSHDLGLPDLYDTAGGDNSVAFWSLMSSGSWLNDGTDDIGSKPGYMGAWEKLQLGWLDYDVVRPGEQKTARLGPADRDHNKLSQALAVLLPEQTVTTEYNTPRSGSYEWWSGADNNLNNTLTREIDLTDASSATVSAYIASEIEVDYDFLYTEVSTDGGESWTEIAVRDGGDLSWNQVQYDLSQFVGQPVQFRWRYQSDGGLVMDGAFIDDIEVEVDGTTVFADDVESGDNGWTADGFTRMSGSTDEKVQNYYLAENRTYSGYDQYLKTGPYNFGWGSTRPNWVERFPYQDGMLVWYVNNAYGDNNTSQHPGYGQVLPVDARPAPIVFDNGATLGNRRAPFDATFGTQRTDEVTFHNNGVPETVSSRAGIPLFDDTDPERYWDEDSPLASTKVAGSGTTIEVMSELSHKDQLVVDVKAGTTAN, from the coding sequence GTGAAGAGACGCCACACCCATGTCGTGTCCGGCCTCGCCGCATCCGCTCTCGTGCTCGCGCTCATGCCCCTGTCGGCGAGCGCGCAGGGGGCCGGTGGGGGCGTGCCACCCCAGGAGGACAACCCCTCGTCGGCCCGTGCCGACGACCTGCCCAACCCCCTCGGTGACGCCCAGCGCGCACTGCGCAAGGACGCCGTCACCCAGCTGCTCAAGGGCGAGGCGAAGGTCGTGTCGAAGAACGGCTCGAACGTCATCGCGCTGACCGGCGAGTCCTCCGACAGCTCGGCCGCGAAGGACGGCCGGGGCAAGCCGCCCCCCACGAAGTACGTCCAGTACGACGTCGACCGAGAGGCCTCGGTCTTCACGATCCTCGCCGAGTTCGGCGACCAGACCCTCCCGGCGACCGGGGGCGAGGCCGGTCCCGAGCACAACCAGATCGCCGAGCCGGACCGCGACTGGGACGGTGGCACGACGGACGACAACTCGACCATCTGGACCGAGGACTTCAACCGGGACCACTACATGGACCTGATGTTCGCGGACGGCAAGGAGTCCTTCCGCGACTTCTTCCTCAAGCAGTCCAACGGCCGGTTCATGACCGACGGGGACGTCAGCAACTGGGTCACCGTGCCGTACAACGAGGCCAGGTACGGCCACAACCCGGTGCAGGGCGACGGCACCAGCGTGGCCGACGGCTACTGGAGCTTCATCCAGGACACGGCCGACGCGTGGTACGAGGACCAGAAGGCGCAGGGCAGGACCGACGCCGAGATCCAGGAGTACCTGGGACAGTACGACGTCTGGGACCGCTACGACCACGACGGTGACGGCGACTTCAACGAGCCCGACGGGTACATCGACCACTTCCAGGCCATCCACGCCGGTGAGGGCGAGGAGGCCGGCGGCGGCGCCCAGGGCGAGGACGCCATCTGGAGCCACCGCTGGTACGCCTTCTCCAACGGGATCGGCAAGTCCGGCCCGGAGGGCAACCCGCTCGGCGGTGTGCAGCTCGGTGACTCGGGCATCTGGATCGGTGACTACACGACCGAGCCGGAGAACGGCGGCCTGGGTGTCTTCACCCACGAGTTCTCGCACGACCTCGGTCTGCCGGACCTCTACGACACCGCCGGTGGGGACAACAGCGTCGCCTTCTGGTCGCTGATGTCCTCCGGCTCGTGGCTCAACGACGGCACCGACGACATCGGGTCCAAGCCCGGCTACATGGGTGCCTGGGAGAAGCTGCAGCTCGGCTGGCTCGACTACGACGTGGTCCGGCCCGGCGAGCAGAAGACCGCGCGGCTCGGTCCCGCCGACCGCGACCACAACAAGCTGTCGCAGGCCCTTGCGGTGCTGCTGCCCGAGCAGACCGTGACGACGGAGTACAACACCCCGCGCTCCGGGAGCTACGAGTGGTGGTCCGGTGCGGACAACAACCTCAACAACACGCTCACCCGCGAGATCGACCTGACCGACGCCTCGAGCGCCACGGTCTCCGCGTACATCGCCTCCGAGATCGAGGTCGATTACGACTTCCTCTACACGGAGGTCTCGACCGACGGCGGTGAGTCCTGGACCGAGATCGCGGTCCGCGACGGCGGTGACCTCTCCTGGAACCAGGTGCAGTACGACCTGAGCCAGTTCGTCGGGCAGCCGGTGCAGTTCCGCTGGCGCTACCAGTCCGACGGTGGCCTTGTCATGGACGGTGCCTTCATCGACGACATCGAGGTCGAGGTCGACGGGACCACGGTCTTCGCCGACGACGTGGAGTCCGGGGACAACGGCTGGACCGCGGACGGGTTCACCCGGATGAGCGGCTCCACCGACGAGAAGGTGCAGAACTACTACCTCGCCGAGAACCGCACGTACTCCGGGTACGACCAGTACCTGAAGACGGGCCCGTACAACTTCGGCTGGGGCTCGACCCGACCGAACTGGGTGGAGCGCTTCCCGTACCAAGACGGCATGCTCGTCTGGTACGTCAACAACGCCTACGGCGACAACAACACCAGCCAGCACCCCGGATACGGCCAGGTGCTCCCGGTGGACGCCCGTCCGGCACCGATCGTCTTCGACAACGGCGCGACCCTCGGCAACCGCCGTGCGCCCTTCGACGCGACGTTCGGCACGCAGCGCACGGACGAGGTGACCTTCCACAACAACGGCGTCCCGGAGACGGTCTCCTCGAGGGCGGGTATCCCGCTCTTCGACGACACGGACCCGGAGCGCTACTGGGACGAGGACAGCCCGCTGGCCTCGACGAAGGTCGCCGGGTCGGGCACGACGATCGAGGTCATGTCCGAGCTGTCCCACAAGGACCAGCTGGTCGTCGACGTCAAGGCGGGTACCACCGCCAACTGA